The following nucleotide sequence is from Gemmatimonadota bacterium.
ATCTACTTCGCTCAAGAGACATTCCCGTCATTGACCAAACACATTGACAAGCAGCCCGACAACCGCGCAGGCGGCAATGATCATGGCGACAAAACAAGACCATTGCCACTTTTGGGCATTGCCAAAATCTTGTCGCAATCTGTCAATAGCGTATCTCAAATCTGAAATCGCTTGTGTCAATTCGCTACGTGTGTTATCTACTTCTGTTTCAACCCGTTGTTGCCGGTGAGAAAATTGGCCAAACTGACCCTTTAATTCCGCTTGTGTCTCTTCAACGGTTGCCATTGTAGTATCCTTATCTCACGAAATGAAATCACCAGTTTTAATATTATAGCGAGTTATGGTCATATTGTCCAGCCCTTGTTTTTTTGCACTTCACAGTAGAACGCCATGCGATCAACCATCACCTTCACAATTGTATTTCTATGGGCCTGTGCTTGCTCTGCCAGCGATCCGGTACAAACACTGACCTATTGCGACAATCTTTCCGGATGGTCCAGTGGTGTACAATTATCTAAAGACGCGCCAGAAGGTCGCTTTGCCGTCGCGGCTTCTCTGCCTGCAGGACGGACGGGATTTTTTACCTACAATTTTTTCAGCACAGGTCAGGACATTTCCCAAAGACACAGCTTGAGCTTCTGGTGGAAAGTAGAAGGCAATGGCCTGAGGGACCTCAAAATCAAAGTTCGCAACTATCCTCTGGTCGGTGGCATGGAAGCCGTATATACGATCTGGGAGGGACAAACACCACCTCAAGGATGGCAACTGGCCGTTATAGAACTGGCAAAGCCTCAATACGACAACTGGGGAAGAGAACCCGATTACAACCAGCGATATATCGTATTTAGAACCGAAACCAGTCAAAATTCAAACGTGCGCCTGTTCATTGACCATATTACAACCGTCAATCAGACCTTTTCATGGCAAGTTGACGCGCCAGTACATGAAAAAAGCTCCATTGATCATCTCGATTTTGATGGCAACGGAGCCGTTGGCTTTACTGATTTTCTTCTCTTCACCCAGAAATTTGGTGCAACACATACCGATGCGGGATATGACCCCCTCTACGACCTCGATTCTGACGGACAAATCGGTTTTGGTGATTTTCTCACTTTCGCCGCTGGGTTCGGCTCTGATGGCACACAGTGGTACATACCCATCACATTCGAAAACCACACCACACAACCATTGAGCATTGCGGTGGGAACCGAAACACAGCCCCTGTTGACACAAACGATTGAGGCGGGAACAACCCTGATCCGCGTGCCAATTCCTCGGGATATTCTCGCCTCACGCGACCCCACCGATACACATCCTATCCCAATTTGGGCGCAAGTTGCAGATTTTATCCAGACGCGGAGCAATTGGATATCCTACCTCCCCCAGCGTGTTCCCTCACGCACCTGGACACAATTCGTAGCGGCCAAAGAGAATGGCACAGAACCCATTTTACCCGATTTTTCATACTCAGGCTATCACTACTTTGACAAACCCGTTCCAGATATCCAGGGCGACGTATTCGACGTCACAGCTTATGGCGCCATCCCCAACGATGGCCTCTCCGATCAGGCAGCCATCGTACGTACAATTGCCGCAGCCGAGCAAAACAACGGCGGCATTGTCTTCTTTCCCCCAGGCGAATTTCTGGTGAACACCAATGCCGACAACAACCAGTCCATCTACATCCGCAACAGCAATATCGTCCTCAGAGGAAGCGGTAGCCGGAGCGGAGGTACAATCATCCGGCAAGTGAATTACATGCCGCCACTCAATCCCGAACAACTGTGGACATCGCCCTATATGTTCATTTTTCAGCCCAGCAACACCAGCGATAGAACCCTGACGTCCATTACGGAAAGTGCCACCCGAGAAACCTTCTATATCACAGTAGCAGACGCTTCCAGACTCGTTCCTGGTCAATGGATAACGCTATATATGAACAGCACTGCAGCCATCGCAGAATTTCTCGCACCGTACTCGGCAGAATCCATCTGGACCACCATGCTGACCAATGGTATCCAGGTGCGCGAAAAGCACAGCATAGCCGAAATACAGGGCAATCAAATTCGCCTCAATGAACCCCTGCACACCGATGTCAACCACACGCATAACTGGACCGTGCGCGAATATCAGCACCTTGAGGAAATCGGCGTTGAAGACATCAGCTTTCACGGCACCTGGCTGGATGATTTTGTCCACCACAAAGACGCCATTCACGATGGCGGCTGGAGTTTGCTCCGGCTCAACCGATGCGTCAATTCCTGGATACGGCGCACATCCTTCATCAATTGCAATCGCGCCCTTCACATCGGTTCGAGTTCTGCTATATCTGTGTACCACGTCACACAGGCGGGAAATCTGGGCCATTCATCTATTGCCAGCAATGGTGGTTATGGCGTATGGGTCGGGTTGTCAGAAGACCTCGCAGGCCACTGGCATGGACCGGGCACGAGCAGTCGCTCAGTAGGAACTGTGTATTGGCGGTATGACATGCGTCCAGATCAACGCATTGACGCCCATGGCGCCCAACCTTATGCCAACCTGCTCGACCGCGTCAATGGCGGTATCCTGTATGGCAGCGGCGCGTCCCTCGCCAATTATCCCAATCACCTCAAGCACTATGTCCTCTGGAATTTCAAACATAGAGGCATCCTGAGATACTACGATTTTTGGCGACCGGGCAACGCTCGCGATCGATTTGTGCAGCCCATCATCGTCGGATTGCACGGCGATCCCGCCACGTTTAATGAAAACACCCTCCAGGTCATCGAATCCAATGGCAGTCCTGTTGAGCCAGAATCGCTCTTCGAAGCCCAACTCGAATCGCGCCTCCAAACCCTTCCCCCCTGGCTCAACGATCTTCGCACAGAATGGGAAACATTTCGCAACACCCCACTTCCAAATTTTCCAGCACCGAATTTTTAAGCTTCTTCCTTCCTGAAATATCCCCTCTGCCGCATCAATAAACGATAGAGATCGGGATTTTTCTCAAATGCCTCGCGTCCGTGCAGCCAAAAATGGTTGTTGAGCACCACGAGATGATCGGGCGGTAAGGGTACCGAAACCACCCCCTGCGATGCTTCCATAGAATCGGAGAGATCGCGTAGATATCGACCCTGCTCAATAGTCTCGGGATAGACAAACTGATCGATAAAACACACACACGCTTTGCCGTCTTGCTCGTAGAACGTCGTTTTTTCAACCCTAACGGGATAATTCTTACTCGGCGGCGACTGATAGACCAGAGGCAAAGAGGCCAGCGGATGGCTGGCAAATTGCTCTAATGCCTCCCAATCATCCAGATGCAACAGCCGTGACTCTCCCCCCACCGCATCGTGCTCCGCCATCTTCATCATCAAAATCCAGTCTGTGTGTTCGCGAACATACGTGCCGTCGGTATGGAGCGTGAACAGACGATATGCCTGACGCAAATACGAATCGCTACTATCCGTATCCTTCACCTCAAAACAGGCGTAATAATTCCCCGTCATATCGTCAAAATTGGGAATCCCGATCGCATGCGAAACAGCCGTGCCAAAAGCAACGCGCTGATCCATCGTCTCCAACCCACCTTCAGCCGCAACAGTAAACCCCCCCGTTGCGCGGTCTCTAACCATTGCGTTGATATGCTCGAAAAAATCGCCACCGACGATATTTTGAAGACAATCGGCGGCGATCATTCTCAGATATGGCACATAAGTCAATCGCTGTTCCGAAAGATCTGCCACTTCGCGCACAAATGCCCCTGCGGCATCGGCATCAATTGTAATATGGTGCAGCCGGTGATGGTCGGGATGTTGTTTAACCGTGTAGTTCAAAACCAGACCCTCATGTTCCAAGATTATACTTGTTCATAAACGTCCGCATTGCCCGCGCCGGATGTCTTTGTTTATACGCGCTGAACACATCGGGAAAATCGCCAATCACAGTACGCGCCCGTTCCAATGCCTGTGCAACAACCTCGCGAGGTGGATCGCTCAGGGGATTTTTCTCCTCGGCATCCACATTCAAATCGTAAACCGTCGCCTCAGGCGACCTTGTCCCCACATCCATGTGTACGCTGTAGCGATCATCCCGCACATTAAAGTTCGTTGCCCAACCCGTTGTAATATAATCTCGAGCTGGTTCACACGCACCCGTCACACTTGCCCAGGCATCTGCCCCATCCATCTCTTCATGGTCAACGCCCAGCATATTGAGAATCGTCGGCGTAATATCCTGATTCTGCGTCCATATATCCGTTTCTTGCCCATGCGGCCCACCCGGATGGCGGACAATCCAATTGATCTGCGTATTAAATGGAAATAGCGCGTTACCGCCCTTGCCGAACCGTCCCCTATCCATCAGTTGCGTACCGTGATCGGATATGAACATCACCACTGTATCATCCCTCAGATTCAATCGGTCAATCGTTTCCAGCAAATGTCCAATCCAGCGATCTACAAATGTGACATAGCCCATATACAATGCTTTTGTGCGCTCAATTTCCGCATCGGTCGCATCGCCAATGGACAGGACACTATGATGGATATAATCCTTCACCGAGGGATCTGAAAAATAAGCATCGGCATACTGCCTTGGCGGATCCCATAACTCGTGTGGACTAAAACTATCAATCCACAGGAAAAATGGCTTGTTACCCCTATTGTCCTCCACCCATTGCGATGCCTCGCGAAACACTTGAGCAGCGAGATAATTCTCTTCGCCCTCCTGCCGATCCAGCATATTGAGCAAATACTGGACAATCACCGCATGTTTCCTGGGATCTGCATCCCCATCCCGTACATGCGCTGCCAGATCGATGCGCGACAGCGGTCCCGTGCGATATCCATCTTGTTCCTGCCCGCGAACAAAGCGCCACGACAAAAAACCCCGCGTGAAATTCTGCGTCGGTTTAAACATGTGATAGGTATCCGCGACTAAGCCCGTAACAAAACCCGCATCGTGCAGGCGTTCCGCGAGCGTATCCTGATCTGGCGGAATAGGATGCCAGCCAGAGCCTGCCGGCTGAAGCCCTTCATTTGGCGTATCGAACCGCCAGGGAAAAGACGGGATACCCGTAAACACACACCGCCGAAAAGGAATCGTCGGCAATCCCTCTGCAAAACAGCGATTAAAAATCAGGCCCTCAGAAGCCAACTGATCCAAATGAGGCGTTCTCACATGGCTCAACTTTTTGCCCGCTCCAACAATGTCTGCTCGAAACGTATCGCAACAGATTACGACCATATTCATAAAATTCTCCTTGTGAGATTCCTGTATTGATCTGCCCTATCCTATCCCATTATGATAATCTGCGAGTGCCAGCCTGTCAATATCAGCGGCATATTTCATTTTCAGGTTGACAAAAAATATAGAATATGTGAGATTTCTCCCCACCAAGAGTAGAGGCGCGTCCCGTCATCAGTAATCTGGCACAAGAAAGCGGATCTGTAGGCCAGATGAAAGGGTTGGGATGCCGAAGCCAATATTCCACCGCAGGGCATTTGGCTGGGTCAGCAGATAACATCTGCTGAACTGTCACGGGAAATGATCCCGTGGAGCACTCTCTTGTGGGCAGTCTCTGCTATATGCAGTCGGCATGCTTCTACTCTGGCAACCGACTGTTTTTTTATTTAGATCCGCAGAAAGGAAAAACCGATGTCCAAACTCAAAGTAGGAGTTCTCGGCGCAACCGGCATGGTCGGACAGCGCTTTGTCACATTGCTCGCCGATCATCCCTGGTATGAAGTCACCGCCGTTGCCGCCAGCCCGCGCTCTGCAGGAAAAATCTATCGAGAAGCTGTGAAAGGCCGATGGACGCAATGCGATATTGCCATTCCCGCAACAGTATCCGACCTCGTCGTGCAAGATGTGCGCGAAATTGACGCAATCGCATCACAAGTCGATTTCGTCTGTTGCGCGCTCGACATGGAAAAAGAAGAGATTTACAAACTCGAAGAAGCTTATGCAAAAGCCGAAACGCCAGTGATCTCCAATAATTCGGCGCACCGCTGGACCCCCGACGTGCCCATTCTTATGCCAGAAATCAATCCAGAACACGCCGAAATCATTCCGGAGCAGCGCAAACGCCTGGGTGCCCAACGCGGTTTTATTGCCGTAAAACCCAATTGCTCCATTCAGCCTTATGTACCGGCTTTTCACGCATTATCAGAATTTGGGCCTTCGAGTGCCTCTATATGCACTTATCAGGCCATTTCCGGTGCGGGCAAAACCTTTGAAACATGGCCAGAAATGATAGACAATATCATCCCCTATATCGGCGGTGAAGAAGACAAAAGCGAAAACGAGCCCCACAAAATCTGGGGCAAAATCGTCAAAGATGAAATTGTGCCCAGCCGCAGTCCGATCATTTCAGCCCAATGCGTTCGGGTTCCCGTCACAGATGGACACATGGCAGCCGTATCTGTATCCTTTGACAAAAAACCCACGGCAGAGGACATCCTTTCCCGCTGGCAAGACTACGCAGGAGACCGCAGAGCTACAGGACTGCCCTCCTCGCCCAAAACATTTCTCTCGTACATAGAAGGCGATGACCGCCCGCAGACGCGCTTAGACCGCGATGCGGAAAATGGCATGGGCATTACACTCGGTCGCCTCCGCGAAGACAATCTCTTCGATTACAAATTTATCGCCCTCAGTCACAATACTGTACGCGGTGCAGCAGGCGGTGCTGTCCTGATGGCCGAGCTCTTGACCCAGGAGGGATATATCTAAAACTACGTCACCGCGTTTTGTGTTCGTCCCTCCAAAAATGCGATCACATTCTCCACTGCGCCGCTATTGAGCAGATCGACACCTTCTGGCGTCATATCTGCACAATGCGGCGTAAGCACTACCTGTTCACACGCAAAAAGGGGATAATCGGGGGGTGTCGGTTCTTCCTCGTACACATCGATACCCGCTCCGCCGATATGCTCACTGTTTAACGCATTGACAAGAGCGTCCGTATCAACCACTGCGCCGCGCGCTCCATTTAGCAATAATGCACCTGCTTTCATCTTTTCCAACTCGGCCTCGCCGATCATCCCTCTGGTATCATCTGTCAACGCCACGTGCAGACTGACTACGTCAGAAGTTTCGAGCAGTGTATCTAACTCGACAAAACGCACGCCGAGTTTTTCCGCCCGTTCAGATGACGGATGAAATGTCCACGCGATCACCTCCATCCCAATCGCTCGGGCAAGTCGCGCCATCTCTGCGCCAATATTGCCCGCGCCAATAATCCCCAGGGTTTTGCCTTGAAGCATCACATTATCCCGCCGGGGCCAGCCTCCCTTTTTCATTTCTGCGGTCAAATATGCAGCGCGTTTTGCAACCGCAAACATCAGCCCAAACATGTGCTCTGCCACAACCGGTGCAGTTCTTCCCGGCTGGTTGCATATCACAATCCCACGTTTTTTTGCGGCCGCCAGATCAAACATATCTGTGCCAATAGAACACGTCGTAATCATTTTCAACTTTGACAATTGGCCAAACTCTTGCTCGCCCCACGTCACAGCACCGCGCGTGTTCATAATCACATCGGCATTCCTTACCCGTTCGACCTTTTCTTTGTCTGACATGGGTCGCGTATCGTAAAGCGTCACATCGCCATAACCTGCCAATCGTTCGAGATGGGGTGATCCCGCAATCTGTACCGGCTCATCGCCGGGCACCACAATCTGCACATAATCCTCCACTGCCATAGTGACTCCTTTCAGAAACATTGCTTCCCAAAACATCCTTTGGTATATTCATAGCTTTCTAAGGCATATAATGCAAACCATTTCGCCCAAGGAGTGCCAATGCCTCTGGCAAAATACCAGCGCATCGGACATCACAAAACCGTCGAATCATTCAAAGCACATATCAACAGCCTGGGGATTGACCTTCCCTGCGATGACGAAATTCTCAAAGCACCAGAATCTCCACTTGCCCAAACAAGCGAGTGTCAGGACTTTCGCATTGGCAATCGCTTTTGCATCCACCCCATGGAGGGCTGGGACGGCGAAATTGATGGCAATCCCTCGGAATATACCCTCCGGAGATGGCATAACTTTGGCCTTAGTGGTGCAAAATTAATATGGGGCGGCGAAGCCGTTGCCGTGCGCCATGAAGGACGCGCAAACCCCAATCAACTCTTTGCAGCCGAACATACCAAAGCCGGCCTGGGCAAACTTCGAGAAGAACTCCTATCGGCACACCGGAAATGCATCGGCAGCACCGATGACCTGCTCATCGGACTTCAACTGACCCACTCGGGTCGTTTTTGCAGACCCAATGACAAAATCAAACTCGAACCCCGCATTGTGTATCGCCATCCGATTCTCGACCGCAAATTTGGCATTAACTCGGACGACCCCTTGCTCTCCGATAGCGAAATCAAAAGCCTGATTGACGACTATCTCAGTGCCGCACGTATGGCGTATGACCTCGGATATCAGTTTGTCGATGTCAAACACTGCCACGGTTATATCGGTCACGAATTTTTAAGTGCCTTTACCCGACCGGGACCTTATGGGGGCTCATTTGAAAACCGAACCCGATTCCTTCGCGAAATCGTCGCGGGCATTCGCACAGATTGCCCTGGTCTCAAAATAGGTGTGCGCCTCAGCGCATTCGATTTTGTGCCTTTTTATCCCGACCCCGAACAATCCGAAGGCAAAAAACTCGGACCCGGCATTCCCGAAGATTTTTCCGAATACCTACCCTATAAATACGGATTTGGTATCGATGAAGACAATCCCATCGCCGCAAATATTGCCGAAACCTGTCGCTTCCTCGACTTGCTGCGCGAACTCGATATAGTGCTTGTCAATCTCTCAGCGGGCAGCCCTTACTACAACCCCCACATTCAGCGGCCTGCTTATTTCCCCCCCTCTGATGGTTATCAACCCCCTGAAGACCCACTCGTGGGCGTTGCCCGTCAAGTTGGCATTACCGCACAAATTAAAAAACAATTTTCTGATTTGCTCATCGTCGGTACGGCTTATTCCTATCTCCAGGAATTTCTGCCCCATGTTGCCCAAACGCTCGTGCGCGATGGCAAGGTAGATTTTATCGGTCTGGGGCGCATGGTGCTGTCTTATCCCGATTTACCCGTAGATGTACTCCAAAATGGCGAAACTTCCAAACGCAAACTTTGTCGAACCTTTAGCGACTGTACCACAGCCCCCCGAAATGGCATGATATCGGGATGCTTTCCACTGGATACCTACTATAAAAAATCCCCCGAAGGCATTGCCCTCAGGGAACTCAAAAAATCGATTCAATTGTGACACTTTATTTGTTGATCTGTGAACTGGTCTTCAGCACAAAGACTTCTTCCAAATTGTGGAAATTTACGCCCGGTGCCAGAATAACCTCTCTAAATAAACCCTGTACTTCATCCCCTACTTTGACGACCTGCCCCACGTAAAGTCCTTTTGGAAAGAGTTCGCCCAAACCAGATGATACGATCAAATCTCCAACTTTTATATCCCCTCGAAGCGACACGTTTTTTAAATAGAATGTGCCATCTTCAAAAGACACAATGCCATTTACGCGGCTGTGTCGCTGCACCACAGCACTGACCCGGCAGTTGTGATCTATAAGCAATTGTACAATAGCAGTATAGCCGTGTACTTCCACGATACGCCCCACCAACCCATCCGCAGTCACAACAGGCATGCGGGCCTGTATGCCTGCATTTGTGCCGGCATCGATCAATATCGTATTTGCATTTCGCGCGGGATTGCGTGCAATCACCCGTGCAGCGATATAAGATTTTTCAGCCGCCTGCTGCGACTTGAAATGCAATAAGGCATGGAGGCGTGCATTTTCAAGCTGGGCCTCTCTGAGTTTGAGCAATTCGAGAGAAAGACGCAAATTCTGATCGCGCAAAGCATCATTTTCGTGTCGCAGCGAAGAAACTCCCATTGGCCAGGCAAAGATACGGTGCCCAATAGATGTCAATCCAAAAACAATATTGTGTGCAAATCGCGCCTGTATTGAGGAATCGAACAATATCAATATTAACGACGCCAAAATTGCAACACCCAGCACAACTCCCTTACGGTGAACACGCAAAAAAACATGAATTCGCTGCATCGCTATTCCAAAACATTCCTGTAGCCATGGATATCTGCAAGTACTTTCCCCGTACCTCGCACCACACAGGTCAATGGATCATCGGCTACCATAACGGGTAAGCCGGTCTCATTGACCAATCGCCGGTCCAGCCCGCGCAATAGTGCCCCTCCTCCAGTCAAAATGATGCCATTGTCGAGAATATCGGCGGCCAATTCGGGTGGTGTATGCTCGAGTGTTCGGCGCACAGCATTAATGATTGCATTTGTCGAACCGGCCATCGCCTCCCTGATTTCTTTCGAATGGACAGTAATAACTCGGGGAATCGCCTGTACCATCTCCAGCCCGCGACACGTATGTTGCAGTTCTTCATCGAGCCCCACGGCAGTGCCAATAGCGCACTTGATTTGCTCTGCGCTGCGGCTTCCCACCAGCAGATTGTGTTTGCGCTTGAGAAATTGTACAATGACTTCTGTCAATTCATCGCCCGCTGTTTTAATTGATACGGACGTCACAATACCAGATAGTGCAATCACAGCGATCTCAGTTGTTCCGCCGCCAATATCAACGACCATAGACCCTACCGCATCCTCTATGGGCAACCCAACGCCAATCGCAGCCGCCATGGGTTCTTTGATCAAATAAACTTCGCGGGCACCTGCGCGATCAGCAGCTTCTCTTACAGCGCGCATTTCAACAGGCGTAACACCAGAAGGCACACAAATTACAACGCGCGGCCTGACCAGCAGTTTGTTTTTTTGTACTTTGGAAATAAAAAAGCGCAGCATTTCCTCAGTCACATCAAAATCGGCGATAACGCCATCGCGGAGCGGGCGCACTACCTCTATATCCGGTTTTTCGCGCCCAAGCATTTCTTTCGCCTGAGCACCAATGGCCAGGGGTTTGCGCGTATGACGCTCAAGGGCAACAATTGAAGGTTCATTGATCACAATGCCCTGCCCTTTGACATAAACCAGTGTATTGGCAGTTCCCAGATCAATACCAATATCATTAGAAAACAAGTTTGAAAACCAAAAAGCCATAGCTGAAGTATCTCCCACCGGAATTTATAAAGCGAACAATAATCCGGCAAAATTAGTTGAAAAAATTGGTCTGTATTTCTCGGTATTCACAACTGCCTGTCGGAAAAACGTTGAATGGCAGCGAGAAGACGACTTCTGAATAGGGGGAAAATTAACAGAAGTGGAAAAAGGGGAGAAAAGATGCAGAATAATAACTCTTTAAAAAAATAAAGTCAAGTAACGAGAGACAATATGTTGTGGGAAAATATCCTTGACATTTCTTTCTGGCAATCTGAAATTTGTCATCCAGATCATTTGACAAATCTCGGTATTGGAGGTCCTATTGAAAATTCGGAAAGCAGTAATCCCCGCAGCGGGGCATGGCAGTCGCATGCTGCCCGCCACCAAAGCCCTGCCCAAAGAGATGATGCCCATTGTTGACAAGCCGGCGATTCAATACATCATAGAGGAACTCGTCAACTCGGGTATTGAAGACATCCTGATCATCACGGGCCGGGGAAAGCGTGCAATTGAAGATCACTTTGATCGCAATGTCGAAATCGCCCATGCATTGCATGAACGCGCAGATCTAAAAATGCTCGAAACACTGGACCGGATCGAACAACTGGCCGACATCCATTACGTGCGACAAAAAGACCAGTTAGGTACAGGACACGCCGTTCTCAAAGCCCGCAAACATATTGGCGACGAACCCTTTGCCGTTCTTTACGGCGACGACCTCGTTGTTTCGGAGCGCCCTTGCATTGGGCAAATGATAGAGCACTATAACAGGTACAGCAGCTCAATCCTCGCAGTCAAAGAAGTACCGCAAGAACACATCAGTAGTTATGGCGTTATTAAAGGCAAACGCATAAACGATGTCTATCTCGTTGAGGGACTCATTGAAAAACCCGATCCGACAAGAGCGCCATCAAATCTCGCAACCCTTGGGCGCTATATCTTTGGGCCCGAAATTTTTGACTTCCTCGAACAGATTGAACCCGCCGAAAATGGAGAATATCAACTCACCGACGCCATTGAATTGATGAGCCAATCCCGAGCGGTTTACGCCTGCGCCATCGAAGGGGAGTGGCATACAGTGGGCGATCTTCTTTCATATCTCAAAACCTCCGTGGCCTTTTCCCTCACCCATCCGGCCATTGCCAAAGATTTT
It contains:
- a CDS encoding DUF4955 domain-containing protein — its product is MRSTITFTIVFLWACACSASDPVQTLTYCDNLSGWSSGVQLSKDAPEGRFAVAASLPAGRTGFFTYNFFSTGQDISQRHSLSFWWKVEGNGLRDLKIKVRNYPLVGGMEAVYTIWEGQTPPQGWQLAVIELAKPQYDNWGREPDYNQRYIVFRTETSQNSNVRLFIDHITTVNQTFSWQVDAPVHEKSSIDHLDFDGNGAVGFTDFLLFTQKFGATHTDAGYDPLYDLDSDGQIGFGDFLTFAAGFGSDGTQWYIPITFENHTTQPLSIAVGTETQPLLTQTIEAGTTLIRVPIPRDILASRDPTDTHPIPIWAQVADFIQTRSNWISYLPQRVPSRTWTQFVAAKENGTEPILPDFSYSGYHYFDKPVPDIQGDVFDVTAYGAIPNDGLSDQAAIVRTIAAAEQNNGGIVFFPPGEFLVNTNADNNQSIYIRNSNIVLRGSGSRSGGTIIRQVNYMPPLNPEQLWTSPYMFIFQPSNTSDRTLTSITESATRETFYITVADASRLVPGQWITLYMNSTAAIAEFLAPYSAESIWTTMLTNGIQVREKHSIAEIQGNQIRLNEPLHTDVNHTHNWTVREYQHLEEIGVEDISFHGTWLDDFVHHKDAIHDGGWSLLRLNRCVNSWIRRTSFINCNRALHIGSSSAISVYHVTQAGNLGHSSIASNGGYGVWVGLSEDLAGHWHGPGTSSRSVGTVYWRYDMRPDQRIDAHGAQPYANLLDRVNGGILYGSGASLANYPNHLKHYVLWNFKHRGILRYYDFWRPGNARDRFVQPIIVGLHGDPATFNENTLQVIESNGSPVEPESLFEAQLESRLQTLPPWLNDLRTEWETFRNTPLPNFPAPNF
- the csiD gene encoding carbon starvation induced protein CsiD; protein product: MEHEGLVLNYTVKQHPDHHRLHHITIDADAAGAFVREVADLSEQRLTYVPYLRMIAADCLQNIVGGDFFEHINAMVRDRATGGFTVAAEGGLETMDQRVAFGTAVSHAIGIPNFDDMTGNYYACFEVKDTDSSDSYLRQAYRLFTLHTDGTYVREHTDWILMMKMAEHDAVGGESRLLHLDDWEALEQFASHPLASLPLVYQSPPSKNYPVRVEKTTFYEQDGKACVCFIDQFVYPETIEQGRYLRDLSDSMEASQGVVSVPLPPDHLVVLNNHFWLHGREAFEKNPDLYRLLMRQRGYFRKEEA
- a CDS encoding sulfatase produces the protein MNMVVICCDTFRADIVGAGKKLSHVRTPHLDQLASEGLIFNRCFAEGLPTIPFRRCVFTGIPSFPWRFDTPNEGLQPAGSGWHPIPPDQDTLAERLHDAGFVTGLVADTYHMFKPTQNFTRGFLSWRFVRGQEQDGYRTGPLSRIDLAAHVRDGDADPRKHAVIVQYLLNMLDRQEGEENYLAAQVFREASQWVEDNRGNKPFFLWIDSFSPHELWDPPRQYADAYFSDPSVKDYIHHSVLSIGDATDAEIERTKALYMGYVTFVDRWIGHLLETIDRLNLRDDTVVMFISDHGTQLMDRGRFGKGGNALFPFNTQINWIVRHPGGPHGQETDIWTQNQDITPTILNMLGVDHEEMDGADAWASVTGACEPARDYITTGWATNFNVRDDRYSVHMDVGTRSPEATVYDLNVDAEEKNPLSDPPREVVAQALERARTVIGDFPDVFSAYKQRHPARAMRTFMNKYNLGT
- the asd gene encoding aspartate-semialdehyde dehydrogenase; the protein is MSKLKVGVLGATGMVGQRFVTLLADHPWYEVTAVAASPRSAGKIYREAVKGRWTQCDIAIPATVSDLVVQDVREIDAIASQVDFVCCALDMEKEEIYKLEEAYAKAETPVISNNSAHRWTPDVPILMPEINPEHAEIIPEQRKRLGAQRGFIAVKPNCSIQPYVPAFHALSEFGPSSASICTYQAISGAGKTFETWPEMIDNIIPYIGGEEDKSENEPHKIWGKIVKDEIVPSRSPIISAQCVRVPVTDGHMAAVSVSFDKKPTAEDILSRWQDYAGDRRATGLPSSPKTFLSYIEGDDRPQTRLDRDAENGMGITLGRLREDNLFDYKFIALSHNTVRGAAGGAVLMAELLTQEGYI
- a CDS encoding glycerate dehydrogenase, whose protein sequence is MFWEAMFLKGVTMAVEDYVQIVVPGDEPVQIAGSPHLERLAGYGDVTLYDTRPMSDKEKVERVRNADVIMNTRGAVTWGEQEFGQLSKLKMITTCSIGTDMFDLAAAKKRGIVICNQPGRTAPVVAEHMFGLMFAVAKRAAYLTAEMKKGGWPRRDNVMLQGKTLGIIGAGNIGAEMARLARAIGMEVIAWTFHPSSERAEKLGVRFVELDTLLETSDVVSLHVALTDDTRGMIGEAELEKMKAGALLLNGARGAVVDTDALVNALNSEHIGGAGIDVYEEEPTPPDYPLFACEQVVLTPHCADMTPEGVDLLNSGAVENVIAFLEGRTQNAVT
- a CDS encoding NADH:flavin oxidoreductase; amino-acid sequence: MPLAKYQRIGHHKTVESFKAHINSLGIDLPCDDEILKAPESPLAQTSECQDFRIGNRFCIHPMEGWDGEIDGNPSEYTLRRWHNFGLSGAKLIWGGEAVAVRHEGRANPNQLFAAEHTKAGLGKLREELLSAHRKCIGSTDDLLIGLQLTHSGRFCRPNDKIKLEPRIVYRHPILDRKFGINSDDPLLSDSEIKSLIDDYLSAARMAYDLGYQFVDVKHCHGYIGHEFLSAFTRPGPYGGSFENRTRFLREIVAGIRTDCPGLKIGVRLSAFDFVPFYPDPEQSEGKKLGPGIPEDFSEYLPYKYGFGIDEDNPIAANIAETCRFLDLLRELDIVLVNLSAGSPYYNPHIQRPAYFPPSDGYQPPEDPLVGVARQVGITAQIKKQFSDLLIVGTAYSYLQEFLPHVAQTLVRDGKVDFIGLGRMVLSYPDLPVDVLQNGETSKRKLCRTFSDCTTAPRNGMISGCFPLDTYYKKSPEGIALRELKKSIQL
- the mreC gene encoding rod shape-determining protein MreC: MQRIHVFLRVHRKGVVLGVAILASLILILFDSSIQARFAHNIVFGLTSIGHRIFAWPMGVSSLRHENDALRDQNLRLSLELLKLREAQLENARLHALLHFKSQQAAEKSYIAARVIARNPARNANTILIDAGTNAGIQARMPVVTADGLVGRIVEVHGYTAIVQLLIDHNCRVSAVVQRHSRVNGIVSFEDGTFYLKNVSLRGDIKVGDLIVSSGLGELFPKGLYVGQVVKVGDEVQGLFREVILAPGVNFHNLEEVFVLKTSSQINK